AGTCGAACTTCTGAGCAGGCGAGAGTGCCTTCCACTCCGGCAAATCCTGTGAACGCGGCGCGAACGGCACAAAAGACTTCTCCTGTGCGCTTTCCTGCTGGCGATCCGGCAAGGCCGCGGAAGGAGCGTCGGGCAGGCGCTGCGCTCCGCCAGCAAGAAATACCAATGCCGGAGCAAGCACGTCGTTGCTGGATTGCGCTCTCGCGACGGGCGAGAGGCCGAGCAGCACGACGACGATTCCGTACAGGCACGGCTTTGCTTTGCTGGTTATCACTGATGTCCGATCGCCTAAGCTGCAGATTTCCGGAGCCCTTCTTGCGGATACTCCTCGGCAGAACTTGCAAGTGAGATGGTTGCCAGTGAGTTGCAGGTTGCGCTCCTGCAGCATCAAAGACCGGCCGAGGGCGTCCGGAACCAGGTTGGCCTGAACAGAGTGAACAACCCGCCGGGGCGGCCCGCAGGTGCACTGCTTTTCAGCCAGAACGGCGCCGGCCCCACCCTCAAACGTTCCCGCGGCTACATTGCCTTGGGTTTCTGTATGACCCGGAGCGATGGCGTTGACCCGGATCTTGCGCGGTGCAAGTTCGAGCGCCAATCCCTTTGTCAGCGTTTCGATGGCGCCTTTCGTGGAAGCGTACAGCAGGGCTCCCGCCACCGGATGCGAGCCGACGATAGAGCTGAGGTTGATGATGCTCCCGCCGCAAAGAACAGTGAATAACAGTGAATAAGCAGTGAATTGTGAAATTCGCATCCGTTGCTCGCGCCAGCGTCGGGTGATTGCGACGACCACTCTCTCACAGTGGCCTGAGTTCCAAAATGACATTTCTCGTTGACTCGCAATCTTGACTCGTGGTAGCACCGAACTAGCTTCGGTGCTGAGGGATGGCCGCTACGGAGATGACAATCCCGACCGCGTAACTCCCGCAACCACAGCCGTCTTCGCCCTGATCATGCACAACCACTTCCGCCGGCGACGCCTTCAACCGCGCAGGCACAGCGCATCCTCTTCTTGGGTTGAATAAGGAAAACAAAACCAGCACCGGCAACTTGCATCTCGTTTTATAGAACCCGGCTTAAGATGAACGCTGAAAGGACAAGACGCAAAGAAACACAAGACAAACCTTATGGATGAAAGACCCGATGGAAGATTTTTAAATAAGGTCGTGTTGGTTGCGGGCGGTACAGGAGCGCTCGGCCAGGCCGTCAGCCTGGCATTTCTGGCGGAACTGGCCAAGGTCGTGGTGACTTACCGTCAAGCGGAAGAGTTCGCCGCCCTCGAGAAGGCTGCCGCTGCTCATGCCTCACAACTTGAAGGTCATCAGGTTGATGTCACTGACGAAACGGCAGTGCGCCAATCGATCGATCAGGTATCCGCCCGGCACGGCCGCCTCGACGTGCTGGTCAACGCGGTCGGCGCCTATGCCGGCGGGACCGCGCTGTGGCAGACCGATGCAAAGGTATTTGACCAGATGCTGGCGCTCAATCTGCGCTCCGGCTATGTGTTATCGCGCATCGCAGTGCCGCTGATGCTGAAACAAGGGAGCGGAGTGCTCGTCAACATCGCCTCCCGCTCGGCACTCGATCATGCCGCCGGAGCAGCTGCATATGCCGCGTCCAAGGCCGCTGCTGTCGCCATGATTGACTCGTTGGCAGCCGATCTCAAAGGCAGCGGCGTGCGCGCAAATTCTGTCCTTCCGGGCATCATCGACACCGCCGCCAATCGCAAAGCGATGCCCGGCGCCGACTTCTCCAAATGGCCCAAGCCCGAAGAGATAGCCCGCGTCATCCTCTTCTTGTGCAGTGACGATGCAAAACTCATCAACGGAGCGTCGGTGCCGGTGTATGGGGATGCTTGAGGAGCAGGCCACCCGGCCATTGGAGACAGAACGTTTCTGCCCGGCATTCGCGGGCCACAGGACGCCAGGCTCGTCATTTACAACTGCAACATCAACTGCACCACCCGCTACCGCAGGTGGTTCTGTGTACGGCGCGCGATGAACAGATCGCACACGGTCGTAACAGCGGGCTTTCGATGCGCGTGGTTTGTTCCCTCACGCCCTCTTTGAAGCCGAAGTCGTAGCCCACACGTAGAGAAATTTTGCGTCAGCTGCGGTCGCGAGCGGCCGATTCAATTTGTGACTCGCACGGTTCAGCGCCGAGCGAACGTTTTCCTTGGTATCGCCCAGCTCAGTCAGAGCTATTTTGAGCGCCTCTCCGTCTTTCACGTCGCCGAGTTCGGCGAGAATCGCGGAGACGATCCCTTTGTGCTTCCCGTTGCGTCCGTGGGGCACATCGATCTGAGCCACAGTGGCAAAGCGCTGTTTTGTTTTCACAGCCATGGCAATCCTCCAAGAACCGCAAACGTAACGTTAACGTATCGATAAAATACCTATGATTAGAGTTATTCTGCAATACAAGTTTGCTCCGTATTGCTTTCGTGTCGTATGTTGGCGTATTGATCCTGCTCAGAAAAGGCATTCCCCCGGCTAAGGCTTCATCCGCGACGAACAAAACAGTCTCTCCGTGTGCATGGATGATGAACAAAAGATTCTCCCCGTATGGATGGACAAGGACTAGCTTGGCAAATAGAGGCTCCAGCCAATGCAGCAACGAAAAAGACTCTTCGAGCGGGTCCCATTGCATGAGGTCCCCAAAGTTGAAGGGCCCAATGAGCCGGAGAACGCCCGGCCGGCACGGCTAAGCATAGTGACTAACGTGCAGAAACGCCCGGCGCGTCCTAAGCGGAGTATCAAGACGGAAGGCGACGATCATCCGCTCGGGCTCTGGATCGACCACGACGTACTTCGGAGGCACCAAAACGGGACGCCAAAAATCATCCTTCACGATCCTCTGGCGAGCGCTAATAGCCGCTACCTGACGCTTGCGGATCTCGCGCTCGGAAACAATAAAGCCAGATTAAAGAAGAAAGCGGCTAGCGCAGAGAGGCCCGAAGATGAATCAGGTTACGAATAGGCGCAAGCGCGGAATATTGCAATCGTGGAAAGAAATCGCTTCCTATCTTGGTCTCGGGGTGCGCACCGTTCAGCGCTATGAGAGCCGATTCGCATTGCCCGTGCATCGACCCGCGGCAAGGTCGCGCAGTTCGGTTGCAGCATTTGCGGATGAGTTGGATGCATGGCTGAGGCAATCGCCCACGCTTCGCCAGCACCGGGCTCCGTACGGGAGCGTTTGTCCGTTGTGCTCCGGAACGGGAAGTCTGCCCGCATCGCAAAGCAACAGCGTGGAGCAAGTCGTCTCTCAAAGCCCGCAAAAGCTTCAGAAGCTAACGGCCTGATTCACCACGGAGGCGCCGAGAAACGCTGGTCAGCCTCTTCCTAGTCCACGTGAATCCGTAAAATCCGTATTCATCCGCGTGAGATTTTGGTTTGAGTTTTGCCGTTTACTCACCCGGCAATAACTCTTCAGTGTGGCCGCGGAGGGGACCGTTTACGGATGGGCCTTAAGCAACCTTGAGAACATTTTCAAAGCTGTCCCAGGACGCTGTCACTACTTCCAATTCCGGCTGCCGCTGTTTGGCCCAATCCCTAATTACTGCGCGGTCACTGTCCGACATTTTCCGGCCGAGGATGATTCGCGTCAAACAGCGTGGATCGATGATGACCTCGTGCGGATACTGACGAGGAACGAGAACGCGGACTTCCTCCTCATTGCTCCATTGCGTTCCTTTGGAGAAAAACCAATTTATGTTTATGTGCTCATCATTCGTGACATCCATTGCTGCAAATTCGCCATACGTCACGTTCATTGCGCACGCAAAGAAGGCTCCCTCGTTCGCAAACTCCAGACAATATCCGCGATGGTTATCAGCGTACTTTGCCCACAAGTTCATGTTGTCGTATCGTTTCGACAAGCAATAAACCTTCCATTGGTTCATTGTCTCGTCAAAGATGTCCTTGTACCTTCGCTGGAGCTTCTCGGCTCCGTGGAGTTGGATGTTGTAGTCAATGACATATGCTTCGGCAATCTGGGCGTCGAGAGACAAGCCTGGATTATTCCGAAGAACGCCGTGGCGCGGACCGAAGAGTTCAGAGAGGAATTGCGGTGGGGAAAGCAGAGTGAAACGCGGACTTCCATCTGCCGGATCGTTCAATTGGCCGACGTTCGGTACGTAAAGCTGATGTTTGAGGATAATGGCCTTGAGCCATTCAAGCCGGTCAGCATGCGCCGGAGGATTTGAGTGCTCCAAACTTACATATCTGTAGGAGTGCGATCCGCTTGCTCGCGTTGGCCTTTGAGGAATTGCGGATGATGTTGGTGATGCCATGGAGCAATTATGGCACCAGGTCATGTGCGGCGGACTTGTTGGTGTTTACTACCGAGGTACATGCACCACGCTGCACACAACATCAGTCTGCTAGAATTGTTGTGACCGGAACTCCGGCAGGAGGTCTTTCCGTGAAAAAATTCACGGGCTACCTAGTGCAAGAGTCCCGTCGTCAGTAGTGCAGCTAGCAGCGGGATTTTTACAGCTCTGGCAACGCAAGAGCACTTGCTAGCTTGCCGCAGGTGAGCTTTACTCTAGAGACTGCGCATCCTTGATTCGAGCGACAGTGATCCTGTTAATCGCGTCACCTTCAGAAAACCGCAGCGAGACTGATTCTCGCCCGAAGGGTTCTGGACCTGCTGACAACCGTTGCCGTAGGAGGAGGCAGTAATCGCCTCCGCCAGGCGTGCAAGATTTGGCGTGACAACTCGTCCGGCGTCAAAGGGCCGACTATGATCTAGTCGGCCTTCAGCTTCTTACGAGGTTTACCCTCTCCCAAACCACAGGAGG
The nucleotide sequence above comes from Acidobacteriota bacterium. Encoded proteins:
- a CDS encoding short-chain dehydrogenase: MDERPDGRFLNKVVLVAGGTGALGQAVSLAFLAELAKVVVTYRQAEEFAALEKAAAAHASQLEGHQVDVTDETAVRQSIDQVSARHGRLDVLVNAVGAYAGGTALWQTDAKVFDQMLALNLRSGYVLSRIAVPLMLKQGSGVLVNIASRSALDHAAGAAAYAASKAAAVAMIDSLAADLKGSGVRANSVLPGIIDTAANRKAMPGADFSKWPKPEEIARVILFLCSDDAKLINGASVPVYGDA